The following proteins come from a genomic window of Gossypium raimondii isolate GPD5lz chromosome 5, ASM2569854v1, whole genome shotgun sequence:
- the LOC128041309 gene encoding uncharacterized protein At4g14100-like: protein MSCKNFLLYTTWFIVFINPSVEWPESNSIPTPTPTPWPEQFHALLCMKLYSGVHQITDLWYDWPKGRNVNLQQKQLGVYMYDVEWNNGTSFYYTKGINGTCQTIEFGVGIPRPDFLDGANYLGTQVKDGFLCNVWEKVDFIWYYEDVATKRPVRWDFYDGIITHVMTFEAGATLPDLVVQAPHYCFTAKPKREDV from the exons ATGAGTTGTAAGAACTTCCTTTTATACACAACCTGGTTCATTGTATTTATAAACCCTTCAGTCGAATGGCCTGAGTCCAACTCGATCCCCACACCAACACCAACACCATGGCCCGAACAATTCCATGCACTTCTTTGCATGAAATTATACTCCGGGGTTCACCAGATCACTGATCTCTGGTACGACTGGCCAAAAGGTCGCAATGTAAATCTGCAGCAGAAGCAGCTTGGGGTTTATATGTACGATGTAGAGTGGAACAATGGAACCTCCTTTTACTACACAAAGGGCATCAATGGAACATGCCAGACCATTGAATTTGGAGTTGGGATTCCTAGGCCTGATTTCCTCGATGGAGCTAACTATTTGGGGACACAAGTCAAGGATGGGTTCCTTTGTAATGTGTGGGAGAAAGTAGATTTTATTTGGTACTATGAAGATGTTGCTACTAAGAGGCCTGTTCGATGGGATTTCTATGATG GAATAATTACACACGTGATGACATTTGAAGCTGGTGCAACACTGCCAGATTTAGTGGTTCAAGCACCTCATTATTGTTTCACTGCCAAGCCCAAAAGGGAAGATGTGTAA